A single window of Ktedonobacteraceae bacterium DNA harbors:
- a CDS encoding pentapeptide repeat-containing protein — MANQEHVAILRQGVEDWNIWRKIHSEIKPDLGKINLYSIDNTYFYAANFSNTYLSGAIFGDAYLKDADLSRASLVQTNLCGANLEKANLYGADLRGAKLSGAHLNGADLRYVDLERADLSGANLSEATIGPANLKEADLSVANLSEATLIGVGLEYAKLYRTNLTRAVIEDCRIHGISAWDVQLEGAKQLDLRITPFGQPKVTVDNLEVAQFIYLLLSTHKIREVINTIGQKGVLILGRFTPERKAVLDAIREKLRTLNFLPIVFDFERPTARDFTETILTLAGLSCFIIADITNPKSSPLELQATVPNYMIPFVPIIQEGEQPFAMFTDLQNRYHDWVLDTLRYDTPSNLVKVLEQAIVRPALERQAELLLIKAQDLRTRHIKDYF; from the coding sequence ATGGCAAATCAAGAGCATGTTGCTATTCTTAGGCAAGGCGTAGAGGATTGGAATATATGGAGAAAAATACACTCAGAGATAAAACCTGATCTTGGTAAGATCAACCTCTACAGTATAGACAATACCTATTTTTACGCAGCCAACTTCAGCAATACCTATCTTAGTGGGGCGATCTTCGGCGATGCCTACCTCAAGGATGCTGATCTTAGCCGAGCTAGTCTTGTCCAAACTAATCTCTGTGGTGCTAATTTGGAGAAGGCTAACCTCTATGGTGCTGACTTGCGCGGCGCTAAACTATCAGGCGCACACTTGAATGGTGCCGATCTTCGTTATGTTGACCTCGAACGAGCTGACCTCTCAGGTGCTAATCTTAGCGAAGCAACTATTGGTCCTGCTAACTTAAAGGAAGCTGATTTAAGCGTTGCCAACTTGAGCGAAGCGACTCTCATTGGTGTTGGTCTTGAATATGCAAAGCTTTACAGGACCAATTTAACACGAGCAGTTATTGAAGACTGCCGGATTCATGGAATATCTGCTTGGGATGTGCAGCTAGAGGGGGCGAAACAGCTTGATCTCAGAATTACACCCTTTGGTCAACCAAAGGTCACCGTAGATAATCTTGAAGTAGCTCAATTCATCTATCTGCTACTCAGCACTCACAAAATTCGTGAGGTGATTAATACCATTGGGCAAAAGGGCGTTCTGATCCTTGGACGCTTTACGCCCGAGCGCAAAGCCGTCCTGGATGCAATTCGGGAGAAACTACGCACCCTCAATTTTCTGCCCATTGTCTTTGACTTTGAGCGTCCCACAGCCCGTGACTTTACCGAAACGATTCTCACGCTTGCTGGCTTATCCTGCTTTATCATTGCCGATATCACCAATCCCAAGTCCAGTCCGCTAGAGTTACAGGCCACCGTCCCGAATTACATGATCCCCTTCGTGCCGATCATTCAAGAAGGTGAGCAGCCCTTTGCCATGTTTACCGATTTGCAGAATAGGTATCACGACTGGGTCCTGGATACGCTCCGCTACGATACGCCTTCGAACCTCGTCAAAGTCTTAGAGCAAGCCATTGTGAGACCGGCTTTAGAACGGCAAGCTGAGTTACTGCTTATCAAAGCTCAGGATTTGCGAACGAGACATATCAAAGACTACTTCTAA
- a CDS encoding zinc-ribbon domain containing protein — translation MALSDQTLYCRDCNSEFVFTVGEQEFFASHNLTNAPTRCPSCRAARRSQASGGYSGSRGGSHEPRQMYTAICSSCGNEALVPFQPRGDKPVYCSDCYQPQRSGRSSDRRSRW, via the coding sequence ATGGCATTGAGTGATCAGACCCTCTATTGTCGCGACTGCAATTCAGAATTCGTTTTTACCGTTGGCGAGCAGGAATTTTTTGCGAGCCATAATTTGACCAACGCCCCCACGCGTTGTCCGTCCTGCCGCGCTGCACGCCGCTCACAGGCCAGCGGCGGATATAGTGGCAGCCGGGGCGGCTCACACGAACCCCGCCAGATGTATACCGCCATTTGTTCCAGCTGTGGTAACGAGGCGCTGGTACCTTTCCAGCCACGCGGAGATAAGCCCGTCTATTGTAGCGATTGCTACCAGCCACAAAGGTCGGGCCGCAGTAGTGACCGTAGATCGCGCTGGTGA
- a CDS encoding HDIG domain-containing protein yields MPTRNDAYQLMTSHVKNENLRKHMLAVEAAMRFYARKYGEDEELWGMTGLLHDCDYEEYPDLREHTHVSTDWLRAGGYDERIIYAILAHNDLNAATNPRNNLLSHALYACDEVTGMITATAPTTKCHSRKLSTILPELIALFGMAAQQKEYATLH; encoded by the coding sequence ATGCCAACACGGAATGACGCTTATCAGTTAATGACCAGCCATGTAAAAAATGAAAATTTACGGAAGCATATGCTCGCGGTCGAAGCAGCCATGCGTTTCTACGCTCGTAAATATGGCGAGGACGAGGAACTCTGGGGCATGACAGGCCTGCTACACGATTGCGATTACGAAGAATACCCCGACCTGCGCGAGCACACACATGTATCGACGGACTGGTTGCGCGCGGGTGGCTATGACGAACGCATTATTTATGCTATCCTGGCGCACAACGATCTTAATGCCGCTACCAATCCACGTAATAATCTGCTTTCGCACGCGCTCTATGCCTGTGACGAAGTAACGGGGATGATAACGGCTACCGCGCCCACCACCAAATGCCACTCAAGAAAATTATCCACCATCCTGCCCGAACTCATCGCCCTTTTTGGCATGGCCGCACAACAAAAAGAATACGCCACGCTCCACTAA
- the rpsU gene encoding 30S ribosomal protein S21, with amino-acid sequence MSEVKVNPGDSFEQALKRFNRKVQQDGVLSEARRRTHYESPQARRKRKAAAQRRKQRRTRQPG; translated from the coding sequence ATGAGTGAAGTTAAAGTAAATCCAGGCGATTCGTTTGAGCAGGCGCTTAAACGCTTCAATCGTAAGGTTCAACAGGATGGAGTTCTCTCCGAGGCGCGCCGTCGCACCCATTACGAGAGTCCACAGGCACGCCGTAAGCGTAAAGCCGCAGCCCAGCGCCGCAAACAACGGCGCACTCGCCAACCAGGCTAA
- a CDS encoding DEAD/DEAH box helicase, with protein sequence MLPQFEKSHLYVHQVRAIESILDAYTTIISTGTGSGKTESFLIPIFDYCLKQRGIRGVKAVILYPINALAADQLQRIKKATGQRGITVGSFVGSTPQGERDRLINNPPDILITNYVMLDRLLTKEHPRSMFERSTHTLRFLVVDEIHYYRGTKGANLCLLLRRLRTLCADKGQLVQIGASATLRQGGGYYSDNDQEQIETFARSLFGQEATQRFKFITPIYDDFHPEEGAVDPVPGTDQPPEDFSETQTDSAAIRKLANHLAGMPLPPYFPGRKQLDPLFQFAKRNLLLNKMREELQKKACTIDELTELFRRVYYDNHRREPRQPKQMVYAYLRLVNYLNFRHSSGAPSVPEALLDYRLHLILSNLEGNLTRCLRCGRYHDGQRKHCVSCNGLLFSVSKRQPDLCLARCNSYKLWPHLHRQDSDTRHTYTVLVQSLIESPSSGAAQRFAIEPDLEAEEDDESYLLRTLRDDSEGVTILGLAEDDWLHELELEPRRLYWQNVQRVVDAVIIKPDTKIDSKMLAFIDNREKASGIRFRLRDEIAERTLTIWAAVQWEASGPLPLLTAYRRLAGQAQQYLQTIEETDDLLGEILREMPFWFARMLTRPDEYDSWQIRLHEGREKSLSAEERLLLREVFFPHGAIDRSAFNLTTGSEKLKHFYLEKYRVSTEYGLGLASAKEIGYDVTSLGEQGQIYRHVIEQLGAAHIEDLLLSLRTQGILVCKQTPGGMQFYQLNPAHLTLACSSQQALPAASDLPLAHIECHTADHTSKERADYEQRFSQGKIHALICTPTLEMGVDIGGLSCVAMIGFPPSPANYAQRAGRAGRNSMLRSATIIVLSSSGSSYDAYYAADPRKMIDGTISPPQFSLANTKLLVAHIYAYLLAGKQLGLFKSREKFSYRVDRLIANDELDLRSELGDEYKEMVDFLREDMHRLADQISDHEQGYRRGLFPDYGFRKDGVPLLDPAQLVSEKEDREAGILTRREPEEAVRKLVPGRIVYCGGRPVRVKQNQPRGDAYDDKAIDPEGQKFRAFRHFIAEERDEQYVYARRDVDALYLVRRELLVREPVAELQTQGPGYCRIHLIRKGALYFINEGMLDFRESETGFPIAVPFHDQDGDYRVGAALTRDGLLLSLAEQILPPDTRANFLAILLRSIPDYFNLDDGELRVASNVELFSPDTRVSDSSQKYIFLYGQDEGGLIPFERIFEHLSEFLKWHLQVLESCLCDDNGCYHCLLSFNSQYLTGTLSRQQAASFLRAYLGMSLLPPYLPLNTPTPAQMDLLLKVNWRGRSEVQAENRLTGTTRMYVSEKGVQDQNTAIYKTIHNALLGEATTGARSVKILCNPSYIHDQLQGKAKVTKGQEAFFQVMLTLRTWENWTSIAERGK encoded by the coding sequence ATGCTCCCTCAATTTGAAAAGAGCCATCTCTATGTACACCAGGTTCGGGCTATAGAGAGCATTTTGGATGCGTATACGACCATTATCTCAACTGGTACGGGTAGCGGCAAAACGGAATCCTTTCTTATCCCGATCTTCGATTATTGCCTGAAGCAGCGGGGAATACGCGGAGTCAAAGCAGTTATTCTCTATCCCATCAATGCCCTGGCAGCCGATCAGTTGCAGCGAATCAAAAAAGCAACCGGGCAGCGCGGTATAACGGTAGGTAGCTTCGTCGGCTCAACACCTCAGGGCGAGCGGGATCGTTTGATAAACAACCCGCCCGATATTCTCATTACCAACTATGTTATGCTAGACCGGCTCCTTACAAAGGAACACCCACGTTCCATGTTTGAGCGATCAACGCACACATTACGATTTCTGGTCGTTGATGAGATACACTATTATCGAGGCACAAAAGGGGCAAATCTGTGCCTGCTATTGCGCAGATTACGCACACTTTGTGCAGACAAGGGACAGTTAGTTCAAATTGGCGCCAGCGCAACACTCCGCCAGGGCGGAGGCTACTACAGCGATAACGACCAGGAGCAAATCGAAACATTCGCTCGATCGCTGTTTGGCCAGGAAGCGACGCAACGTTTCAAGTTTATTACCCCTATCTATGATGACTTCCATCCTGAAGAAGGAGCAGTTGATCCCGTCCCCGGGACAGACCAGCCTCCAGAAGATTTCTCAGAAACGCAGACCGATTCAGCCGCTATCAGAAAACTTGCGAATCATCTGGCCGGAATGCCGCTCCCACCTTATTTTCCAGGAAGAAAGCAACTTGATCCTCTCTTTCAGTTCGCGAAACGCAACCTGCTCCTTAATAAGATGCGCGAAGAATTGCAAAAGAAAGCCTGTACAATCGACGAGTTGACAGAGTTATTCAGGCGCGTGTACTACGACAATCATCGCCGGGAACCGCGACAGCCCAAACAGATGGTCTACGCCTATTTGAGGCTGGTGAATTATCTGAACTTCCGTCACAGTTCTGGCGCTCCTTCAGTACCAGAGGCGCTACTTGACTACCGTCTTCACCTCATTCTTAGCAATCTTGAGGGGAATCTTACTCGCTGCCTGCGTTGTGGGCGCTATCACGATGGGCAGCGCAAGCATTGTGTCTCCTGCAATGGTCTGCTCTTTTCAGTGAGCAAGAGACAACCTGATCTCTGCCTTGCCAGGTGCAATAGTTACAAGCTCTGGCCACACCTGCATCGTCAGGATAGTGATACCCGTCATACCTACACTGTCCTGGTACAATCTCTCATTGAGTCTCCTTCCAGCGGGGCAGCTCAGCGTTTTGCTATAGAACCCGATCTAGAAGCTGAAGAAGATGACGAGAGCTATCTGCTGCGCACTCTTCGCGACGACTCTGAAGGGGTAACAATACTTGGATTGGCCGAGGATGATTGGCTGCATGAACTAGAACTGGAGCCACGCCGCCTTTACTGGCAAAATGTGCAGCGTGTCGTGGACGCGGTAATTATCAAGCCCGATACAAAGATCGACTCAAAAATGCTGGCTTTCATCGATAACCGGGAGAAGGCATCGGGTATACGTTTTCGCCTGCGTGATGAAATTGCTGAGCGAACACTTACCATCTGGGCCGCTGTGCAATGGGAAGCATCGGGTCCGCTTCCTCTTCTCACGGCGTATCGTCGTTTGGCAGGGCAGGCCCAGCAATATCTACAGACCATAGAAGAGACTGATGATCTTCTTGGCGAGATTTTGCGAGAAATGCCGTTCTGGTTTGCTCGAATGCTTACCCGGCCAGACGAATACGACTCTTGGCAGATCAGGCTACATGAGGGCAGAGAAAAAAGCCTGTCAGCGGAGGAAAGACTTTTGTTGAGAGAGGTATTTTTTCCTCATGGTGCGATAGACAGAAGCGCTTTTAATCTCACGACGGGTTCCGAGAAGCTTAAACATTTTTACCTGGAAAAATATCGTGTATCAACAGAGTACGGTCTGGGATTGGCGAGCGCAAAAGAGATAGGATATGACGTTACCTCCCTGGGGGAACAGGGGCAGATCTACCGGCATGTGATCGAGCAACTTGGTGCCGCACATATCGAGGATTTGCTTCTAAGTTTGCGTACTCAGGGCATACTGGTTTGCAAGCAAACCCCGGGCGGGATGCAATTCTACCAGTTGAACCCAGCACACCTCACACTCGCCTGCTCTTCTCAGCAGGCTCTGCCTGCTGCTTCTGACCTGCCCCTGGCTCACATCGAATGCCATACAGCCGATCATACGAGTAAAGAGCGAGCAGATTATGAACAGAGATTTTCTCAGGGGAAGATTCACGCCCTGATCTGCACCCCTACCCTGGAGATGGGAGTCGATATCGGCGGCCTTAGCTGTGTAGCTATGATTGGCTTCCCCCCAAGTCCCGCGAACTATGCGCAACGTGCAGGACGCGCTGGACGCAACAGCATGCTTCGCTCGGCCACCATCATTGTGCTCTCTTCTTCGGGTAGCAGTTACGATGCCTATTATGCAGCCGACCCACGCAAGATGATCGATGGCACCATTTCACCACCACAATTTTCCCTAGCCAATACTAAATTACTCGTGGCTCATATTTATGCATATCTGTTGGCAGGGAAGCAATTGGGTCTATTCAAAAGCCGTGAGAAATTCAGTTATCGCGTTGATCGGTTGATCGCAAACGATGAACTCGACCTTCGTTCTGAACTTGGCGACGAGTACAAGGAGATGGTCGACTTCCTGCGCGAAGATATGCACCGATTGGCAGATCAAATCTCAGACCATGAGCAGGGCTACAGGCGCGGTCTTTTCCCCGACTACGGCTTCAGAAAAGATGGCGTTCCGCTACTCGACCCTGCTCAGCTTGTTTCCGAGAAAGAAGACAGAGAGGCGGGGATTCTCACCAGACGCGAGCCGGAAGAGGCTGTGCGAAAACTGGTCCCAGGACGCATCGTCTACTGTGGGGGGCGTCCTGTACGCGTTAAGCAGAATCAGCCTCGCGGCGACGCCTATGATGATAAGGCGATAGATCCCGAAGGACAGAAGTTTCGAGCTTTTAGGCACTTCATCGCAGAAGAAAGAGATGAGCAGTACGTCTATGCCAGGCGCGATGTAGATGCGCTTTATCTTGTCAGGCGAGAACTGCTCGTGAGAGAGCCTGTTGCAGAGCTACAAACGCAAGGGCCTGGATATTGCCGTATCCACCTGATCCGCAAGGGAGCGCTTTATTTTATCAACGAGGGGATGCTCGACTTTAGAGAAAGCGAAACAGGGTTTCCAATCGCTGTTCCATTTCATGACCAGGATGGTGATTATCGCGTAGGAGCGGCCCTGACGCGCGATGGACTTCTGCTATCCCTTGCTGAGCAGATACTTCCACCTGATACCCGTGCAAACTTTCTGGCGATACTCCTGCGCAGCATTCCTGATTACTTTAATCTGGATGACGGCGAGTTGCGCGTTGCCTCAAATGTCGAGCTTTTTTCGCCTGATACTCGAGTCAGCGATAGTAGTCAAAAATATATCTTCCTGTATGGACAGGATGAGGGCGGGTTGATACCCTTCGAACGCATCTTTGAGCATTTGTCGGAATTCTTGAAGTGGCACTTGCAGGTGCTGGAAAGCTGTTTGTGTGACGACAATGGATGTTACCATTGCCTCTTGAGCTTTAACTCCCAATATCTCACCGGAACGCTCTCTCGCCAGCAGGCCGCATCATTTCTACGCGCCTATTTGGGAATGTCCTTGCTGCCCCCTTACCTTCCTCTAAATACTCCTACTCCAGCGCAGATGGACCTCCTCCTCAAAGTGAATTGGCGCGGTAGGAGCGAAGTACAGGCTGAGAATCGACTCACCGGGACGACCAGGATGTACGTTTCCGAAAAGGGTGTACAGGATCAGAACACAGCTATCTACAAGACGATCCATAATGCGCTTCTTGGAGAGGCTACTACTGGAGCGCGCAGCGTAAAGATACTATGCAATCCTTCCTATATTCATGACCAGTTGCAGGGGAAGGCGAAGGTCACAAAAGGGCAAGAAGCATTTTTCCAGGTAATGCTAACCCTGCGCACCTGGGAGAACTGGACTTCGATAGCAGAAAGGGGGAAATAA
- a CDS encoding HDIG domain-containing protein, producing the protein MPGREDAYRLMTEHVKNENLRKHMLSVEAAMRFYARKYSEDEELWGMTGLLHDADYEEYPDLHEHTQVLAQWLRNGGYDERIIYAILAHNELNTNQPRKSLMDHALYACDEVTGIITATALVRQKTLPGLPVASVRKKMKTKGFAAGVNREDLVKGAAELGVDLDEHIANVIEAMSSIADQLGLAGVPEAVAE; encoded by the coding sequence ATGCCTGGACGAGAAGATGCGTACCGTTTAATGACCGAACATGTAAAAAATGAAAACCTGCGCAAACATATGCTTTCAGTTGAAGCCGCCATGCGCTTTTATGCCCGCAAGTATAGCGAGGATGAAGAACTATGGGGCATGACGGGTTTGCTGCACGATGCCGATTATGAAGAGTATCCCGATCTGCATGAACATACACAGGTGCTGGCACAATGGCTGCGCAACGGTGGCTATGATGAACGGATTATCTATGCAATTCTAGCGCATAACGAGCTTAATACAAATCAACCGCGCAAGTCATTGATGGATCACGCCCTGTATGCCTGCGACGAGGTCACCGGGATAATTACGGCAACTGCATTGGTTCGGCAGAAGACGCTCCCAGGATTACCTGTCGCCTCAGTGCGCAAGAAGATGAAAACCAAAGGCTTTGCTGCCGGAGTAAACCGAGAGGATTTGGTAAAAGGCGCTGCCGAGTTAGGAGTGGACTTGGATGAGCATATTGCCAATGTGATTGAGGCCATGAGCAGCATTGCGGATCAGCTGGGACTGGCAGGTGTACCAGAAGCGGTCGCTGAGTAG
- a CDS encoding integrase has protein sequence MGSRKSIIREAIERLDRLMAIGESRFQAKQAKRAASADTEWTASTGKIHSHTTRKVYQQHVLAFINWARTTHGITRLAWLDERADDLATQYLAAHVATDRSPYTLQTERAALRLFFGDWSLAAAVSIPRRTRATITRSRGPASHDRHFQPTHWQTHIRFAQACGLRRAELRDLRVRDVYTADDGKLFVHVKSGKGGKAREVPVLSGHEEDVLAVIQGRAPNEKVFDHIPRHMDVHSYRRDSAQRRYLQQAPGQALPPVEGRLRRDDYDPVAAQQVSWALGHNRLDVVLRHYLR, from the coding sequence ATGGGCTCTCGCAAGAGCATTATCCGTGAGGCAATTGAGCGGCTCGACCGCCTGATGGCGATTGGGGAGAGTCGGTTTCAGGCCAAGCAGGCAAAGCGTGCCGCCTCTGCTGATACAGAGTGGACCGCTTCCACCGGCAAGATACACTCGCACACCACCCGTAAAGTCTACCAGCAGCATGTGCTGGCCTTTATCAACTGGGCGCGAACGACCCACGGGATCACTCGCTTGGCCTGGCTGGACGAACGTGCCGACGACCTGGCCACCCAGTATCTCGCGGCACATGTTGCTACTGACAGAAGCCCCTATACTCTGCAGACAGAACGTGCCGCGCTGCGCCTGTTCTTTGGCGACTGGAGCCTGGCAGCAGCAGTGAGCATCCCGAGGCGTACCCGTGCCACTATCACCCGCTCCCGCGGTCCGGCCAGCCATGATCGGCACTTCCAGCCGACGCATTGGCAAACGCATATCCGATTCGCACAAGCGTGTGGGCTGCGCCGTGCAGAACTGCGCGATCTACGGGTGCGCGATGTGTATACGGCTGACGATGGGAAGCTCTTCGTCCATGTGAAGAGTGGCAAGGGAGGGAAAGCGCGTGAGGTTCCCGTACTGTCCGGTCATGAAGAGGATGTACTCGCCGTCATCCAGGGACGGGCTCCCAACGAAAAAGTCTTTGACCACATCCCCAGGCACATGGATGTGCATAGCTACCGGCGCGACTCGGCACAACGGCGCTACCTGCAGCAGGCGCCAGGGCAGGCGTTACCTCCGGTTGAAGGACGACTGAGGCGCGATGACTACGACCCCGTCGCAGCGCAACAGGTTTCCTGGGCCCTGGGACATAATCGGCTGGATGTGGTGCTTCGGCATTACCTGCGCTAG
- a CDS encoding NERD domain-containing protein, translated as MPPVILPLYGLPPTGAGAEAEQKMLNFLKALPENYYVLRELRTLPSEERRRIGAVEDRPDFVVIGPEIGLVVLEVKDWSIRRNTFNWPNFDQYNIIKIDEFGHEVQIRNPYAQVAEYHHAILELLKSELGQQAVYVHGFVAFPKLTRAEFENTFVRGEGGTRRHVQERFLLDVEQTIFGDMLDRYWDNPLELLKRLARRNRKELYTEAEIVQTVSALIPPKLRVGDLSTNARGYDKLLLMDEQQQKWAFSDQIMGKNYMLEVAGSGKTNILLSRAMHLVNKHFGSPGFRVLVLTYSEPLALDLRRLLDLKIKNQSSPDAPRYKQTIEIRHITELMENILVAYLGAPGAEAWHTQVKSQLSTPDEYLEIKLPEKCQDVLYEQGERFRLYDYLLVDEVQDFSDFFLDVALCLLKKRENVFMVGDIGQKLFDRSHNLSELQLAEDRIRIPASYQMYRSPKYIARLAWSFLRRDPFIAYELQQQGYEEKIKPKNEMMTRPVFKWGATSEELLNTVCEYIAECVANRTRPEQVLCIALPDTLKALHSMLAARAVPVCWANEISTDERKVILAEFTMSKGLEREYVYILDIDRLADGSLNSASMFQTAETLEHEARRSRIKVFVALTRAIREVFLYYTQAHNRFIRELLELQEQGERIR; from the coding sequence ATGCCACCGGTCATACTACCGCTTTACGGGCTTCCGCCCACAGGTGCGGGAGCAGAAGCAGAACAAAAGATGTTGAACTTCTTAAAAGCACTACCTGAGAACTACTATGTGTTACGCGAATTGCGAACACTTCCCAGCGAGGAAAGAAGACGAATCGGTGCTGTCGAAGATCGCCCCGATTTTGTCGTTATTGGTCCGGAAATAGGTTTAGTGGTCTTGGAAGTCAAAGATTGGAGCATACGCCGCAATACCTTTAACTGGCCAAACTTCGATCAATACAATATCATTAAAATTGACGAGTTCGGCCATGAAGTGCAGATACGCAACCCCTATGCCCAGGTTGCAGAATACCACCATGCCATTCTCGAGTTACTGAAGTCTGAACTGGGGCAACAGGCAGTGTACGTTCATGGTTTTGTTGCCTTTCCAAAGCTGACGCGAGCAGAATTTGAAAATACCTTTGTGCGGGGTGAGGGAGGTACAAGGAGGCATGTTCAGGAGCGATTCCTTCTCGATGTAGAGCAAACCATCTTCGGCGATATGCTGGATCGCTATTGGGATAATCCACTAGAGCTACTGAAGCGACTTGCCAGACGCAATAGGAAGGAACTTTATACAGAAGCTGAGATCGTCCAAACCGTCAGTGCGCTCATTCCTCCTAAGCTGCGCGTAGGAGATCTCTCCACAAACGCTCGCGGCTACGATAAGTTGTTGCTCATGGATGAACAACAGCAAAAGTGGGCGTTCAGCGACCAGATCATGGGCAAGAACTATATGCTCGAGGTGGCAGGCAGTGGCAAGACCAATATCCTCCTGTCGCGCGCTATGCATCTCGTCAACAAGCATTTCGGCTCTCCTGGCTTTCGCGTGCTGGTGCTGACCTATAGCGAGCCTCTGGCACTAGACCTGCGCCGCTTGCTAGACCTCAAGATCAAGAATCAAAGCTCGCCCGACGCCCCTCGGTATAAACAAACTATTGAGATCAGGCATATAACTGAACTCATGGAAAATATTCTAGTAGCGTATTTAGGAGCGCCAGGAGCAGAAGCATGGCACACACAGGTAAAAAGCCAACTGAGTACCCCAGACGAATACCTTGAGATCAAACTCCCAGAGAAGTGCCAGGATGTCCTTTATGAGCAAGGCGAACGCTTCCGCTTGTATGACTATTTACTGGTCGATGAGGTTCAGGATTTTAGCGATTTCTTTCTGGACGTGGCGCTGTGCCTCCTGAAGAAGCGAGAGAACGTCTTTATGGTTGGGGACATCGGGCAAAAGTTGTTTGATCGCAGCCACAACTTGAGTGAGCTGCAACTGGCAGAAGATCGCATTCGTATACCGGCCAGTTACCAGATGTACCGCAGCCCTAAATATATCGCGCGGCTGGCCTGGTCATTTTTGCGGCGGGACCCTTTTATCGCTTACGAACTCCAGCAACAGGGATACGAAGAAAAAATCAAGCCGAAGAACGAGATGATGACGCGACCTGTCTTTAAATGGGGTGCGACATCAGAGGAGTTGCTGAACACCGTTTGCGAGTACATTGCAGAATGTGTTGCAAATCGCACCAGACCCGAACAAGTGTTATGCATCGCCCTGCCGGATACCCTCAAAGCCCTGCATTCCATGCTGGCCGCTCGCGCTGTTCCTGTTTGTTGGGCAAACGAAATCAGCACTGATGAGCGCAAAGTCATCCTCGCGGAATTTACTATGTCGAAGGGACTGGAGCGTGAATATGTTTACATCCTCGACATAGATCGTTTGGCTGACGGTAGTCTCAATAGCGCCTCGATGTTCCAAACAGCAGAAACGCTGGAACATGAAGCGCGCAGGAGCCGTATCAAGGTTTTTGTCGCGCTGACCAGAGCCATACGAGAAGTTTTTCTCTACTACACGCAGGCGCATAACCGCTTTATCCGAGAACTGCTGGAGTTGCAGGAGCAGGGAGAACGTATCAGATGA
- a CDS encoding alpha/beta fold hydrolase, with product MSRSVSVQYSKKLEYMTTSQTQHGSPDPASKPVIGVLLVHGFNGTQDDMIELEQHLREHGMLAVNMLLPGHGMDHVRELMTLGWDDWAQAVSNELRVLKARCDQVFLVGHSLGGALALHIAAHEDVAGIVVMCAPIYMHPLLKPFIGVAKFVVPLLPTIYEDVRDRDARRRYKRGTYHWTPVRPIESMLKFLPRLREELPQITAPALIMIALHDHVVPARDGHEIYRRIGSQEKYLVTFHRSYHIIMKDHDHEEVFSKTSAFIQRQAAKLKLHRQNSPADQSA from the coding sequence ATAAGCAGGTCAGTCTCTGTCCAGTACTCAAAGAAACTCGAATATATGACAACTTCTCAAACGCAACATGGTTCACCAGACCCCGCCAGCAAACCGGTAATTGGTGTTCTGCTTGTGCATGGATTTAACGGCACGCAAGACGATATGATCGAATTGGAGCAACACCTGCGGGAACATGGCATGCTGGCCGTCAACATGTTGTTGCCGGGGCATGGTATGGACCATGTGCGCGAGTTGATGACCCTTGGTTGGGATGATTGGGCGCAGGCAGTGAGCAATGAATTGCGCGTGCTGAAAGCTCGCTGCGACCAGGTCTTTCTTGTAGGGCACTCGCTGGGTGGAGCGCTGGCGTTACATATTGCAGCACATGAGGATGTAGCGGGTATCGTAGTGATGTGCGCTCCGATCTACATGCATCCTCTACTCAAGCCATTTATTGGCGTAGCAAAATTTGTTGTCCCATTGCTGCCAACGATTTATGAGGATGTGCGCGACCGTGATGCACGCCGCCGGTACAAGCGCGGCACCTACCATTGGACTCCGGTACGGCCAATCGAAAGCATGTTGAAGTTTTTGCCCAGGCTGCGCGAGGAACTGCCACAAATAACTGCACCTGCGCTGATCATGATAGCGCTGCACGATCACGTGGTTCCGGCTCGTGATGGGCATGAGATTTATCGTCGCATTGGCTCGCAAGAAAAATACCTCGTCACTTTCCATCGCTCCTATCATATTATTATGAAGGACCATGATCACGAAGAGGTATTCTCTAAAACATCGGCCTTTATTCAACGCCAGGCAGCTAAGTTAAAGCTGCACCGGCAAAATTCGCCTGCGGATCAATCGGCGTAA